One Engraulis encrasicolus isolate BLACKSEA-1 chromosome 4, IST_EnEncr_1.0, whole genome shotgun sequence genomic window, ATGTGACTCGATAAAACTTAAGGAGCAAGAAGATTTTCCCAgagattttgttgttgttctgtgcCATGCCGTTGAACTGTGTAGCaaatcagtgatgggcaacctggatttatTACGTTTACAGTCCtgtgccatatattccaaatgacaagGTTTTACCAGTTAAACAAGGGGGCATGTTCAACTGCTGCAACCTATTACTACATTTTGCTACAATTTGCTACGATGTTTGACAGCAATGTAGCAAAACGCTCTGCAACAGATCTTTGTGTATGTTGGCTACATTTTGGTAGGCATGTTCGACCAATTATCCAATCACTACTAGTTGTTGTCGTTTTCTCTGCACTTTGAATCTCCCTCTCAGCTGCTATAGATGGatttttcatatttacaaatttCAAACATTCCACTGTGCGCACAGACAAGAATTTCAAGTAGCTAAGtgtcccattggagccctgcacagtgtatgacaagaacctgttgtgtTGTCAGCTGGCTGTTTTATCTACTTGCTTGGATTCTGTACTCTTGATGACATCATTTAGGAAAGCATGTCATGTCGCTTGGAATCATTTGGTATCCCTAAATAACATTATATTGTGTGTCCAAGCGATAGCCAATGGTTACAAAGATGGACGCAGCCTCATACTGTTAGTTTGTTTGTTCAAAAGTTGCACCCACATGTGATTGCTGTGTTTGTTGTAGTAAACATGGCATGAGTCTTGAAAACGGCTCAGGTGATCATTCCGAGAAACCAGGTAATCTCCTGGTTGgattggacaggtaaaatcagATCATTTGGATTACATGGCACAGGATTGTACAACTAATGAATCTAGGTTGTCCTTCACTGTTGCGAATTACTTTACTTTACCGGTACTTCAATTTTATTTTTTCAGGACagtgcacattaatgaacatgtaAATGTGCTAGATTATAGCACaatggctaatttccatctggtatCCAAATAAACAATTGCATTGATAATGAAATCATGGCTGGGTTTTTGTCTTGTTTAATATCTGAGAGAAAGACTGGAGCCACACTAAAAGGCAATTTTCTGTTTCAAACAATAAAGtgtcatcttatcttatcttatcttatcttatcttatcttgtcttgtcttatcttgtcttattttATCGTTAATGAAATCAAGGCTGGGTTCCTGTGGAGTGGAACAGTAAACAGTATTGCTGGCACTCCTCTGTGGTCGATTACGAGATAGAGCTTGCCTTAGTCCTCCAGCCCGACAGAGAAGACGAGGACATGCTGGAAATCACATGTGTTCCACTGTCAGAATTACAGGACCAAACACTAGAGCTCATCGGAACAAATATCAATGGAAATCCTTATGGTATGTCAAgattatactgtatttctttCAATACATTTAACATACTTGTGTCTAGTTTCTTATACAACTGGTGAAAAGGTGTCTTATTTTTCCCTGCAAGGGAACATTGCAGCCCATCACATACactattttttaaaaactttctcCTGTTATTATATGCCAGGCATGAACATCTATTCAAAATGGTATACGTATATGGTCTTAAATTCATTTCTCTCTATTATCTTTTtcctcacatttcagttttaattcACACTTGTCTCCTTGCCTTAATCCAAAGGTCTGGGCAGCAAGAAGCAGCCGCTCCACTTCCTGGTGCCACATGGGGCCATTCATGTGAGAGATGCCCTTCCTGTGAATTATACACAGCTGCACACCTGGCTCTCAGAGGCAGACCGGGGCAAAGTGGAAGGGATCGTCTGGCATTGCAACAACGGAGCTCTTTTTAAGGTAGTTCTATGCCCTGTTGTACACACATctgtctttttaaaaataaaaacaattatgatGTTTATATTTGTGCAACACTGCATAAATAAGATGGGTCCATTTGTACTTCTATTACAAAAATAGAAAACTACATTAATGAGAGCCATTTGCGAGAGGACTAATATGTACtgttgtggtggtggagggagtgtttaagtttttttaaattattatatacataatatacagtacaattgATGTCTTCTTTTTTACTGTACAGCTTCATCGTCATCACGTGAACCTGAAATGGCCATGTGGTAAACCCTTTCTGAACACCAGACCTGTCGTCATTCGATTTGATGGCCACAGGGAACAATTGGACGGTTCATGCCAGGGCATGTTCAGTGCATTCTCAAAACTACACGGGCAAACTTTCCAGTCTCTTGAAGACATATTGTTTGACGACTGAAGACTACAGCTAAATACACATGGATAATGTTCACCCGGGTTCAAATGGGTTGGAAAGAGGAATATTAAGTACTTGGTACTTGGCTACAAGTGATTTAATTTACTTGGTTGTCCTTGAGACCTTTTCCCCTTTAATTTGATGTTTTACGGCATGGATATTAATTTCATGACATTCAATTTAAAGGCAAAGCTTGTTTGGGTTAACTGAGATGATGCACGTTGAATTCCGAAAAAATCAGTAGTATGCCAAAGCTGCATTACTGTATTGTACATTGCTGTTGTAGACACAGAGAAAACATTGAAGTTGTGGAGAAAGGCTAACGGAACAGGGCAAGACAGACAAtgagagatgtgtcagaggcatgGATAGTCGATAGACAAAGTGTAAAGACAACTAAGGTGAACAAAAAAGTTGCCAAAATGTAAAAGCTGTTGTATGTATATGGGGTTCTATTTCACGATTATTAGCACTTTTGACATGACATTTTGCACGTAAGTAGCTTTGGGAGAGGTGATCCCAGACTGAAAGATACTTTGACAACTGGAAAGTGAACATAGTGCCATATGGTGCATCATTCAAAAAGGTCTTATCCTCCATTGTTATTGTACTATATGTTACCATTTGAAAAATATGTTTaattaaaaacataaaataaatgtGATCTTTGTTGTTTCACTATTTTTGCTTTTATAATATACCTATTGTCCTAAGTAAGATATTGACATATTAGACAGGCTTTTGAATAGTGAGGGGTAAAGGTGGACGGTGCCTACCTGTGGAGAGAGGGTCATTCTCTAATGCTGCAGCGGAAAATAAACtacaatggttcccaaactttttccgcCAGGACTGCCTTTTAGCTTTAGGTATATTTTCGTGAACCCCATCCTCTCATATTCCAAATGCCAAACACCATTTCCTAATATTGCTAAATTGTAATTTCAGATTCACAAGAAAAGTAGGCCCTAAGGACATTTGTTAGCCAGATCCGTGAGTGTTGTTACAAACCAATGTATACAATTGTAGTAAGTCTTAACCATGTGTTTTCCTTGTTTTTATGAAAAGTCCCTTCTTTCTGCTACCCCACTGCAGTACCTCTGGAAAAAATCCTACCTCCCCCAGGGGTCctgccccccagtttgggaaccactggactaccaGGTCCTCTTTAAAGTTTATTCCATTCACATGTGACTGTTTCCCACAGCTAGTCAAAGGCATCCTGTGACGAGCAGAGGGAAAAGCTAGTGATGTAACATTGTGGAAATTGTCCTGGGGACTGTTGGGGCCTGTAATGTTATTTATATGCAGGTAAATGTATAGGGTCAGTATTTTATGTAAATATATACGTAACGCATTATATCTTGCAAATCATTTATGAGCTCTTTCTATGACTTGACTTGGCCTTTATATGGCTCTGGaacttccctacacacacacacacacacacacacacacacacacacacacacacttgaatagcataaaatgtaaaatCTTTAGAATGACTGTTGTGCACTAATACACCATGTCATATGACACAGGTCTATATGGAATATGATCTTCACTACCATCCTATTTatgccgacccccccccccccaaaaaaaaagaaagaaaaggaaaaaaagaatgaatgtgGTCTGCATATCCTTTGCATAAAGAATTAATGTGCTTTGCAAAAGGTAGGCAGGAACGAAATGTTCACATTGCAAAACACTGATAACAACACTAGTATCTAATCATCAGCTGAGCCAACTTTCTGTGGGAACGGACCATACTGTATGCTCACCTGCGTATAAAACCTGCACATATTTCACCACTAGTGTCCCTTTGGGCAGCTGCAAAGATGATGAGGACCTGTTTGA contains:
- the rlig1 gene encoding RNA ligase 1; the protein is MRRLGTVQQKISCVFRTEVQDKPSGKREAQPFHVAATENLNLSALESDIHSAVATEKLDGTCCYISKYKGKQFLWARLDRKPNKQADKRWKKFQSSQKTSTGFMWNLKEDFKDVPDNWIPAHSVPHIDGCPVPDDHGHILGWVPVEWNSKQYCWHSSVVDYEIELALVLQPDREDEDMLEITCVPLSELQDQTLELIGTNINGNPYGLGSKKQPLHFLVPHGAIHVRDALPVNYTQLHTWLSEADRGKVEGIVWHCNNGALFKLHRHHVNLKWPCGKPFLNTRPVVIRFDGHREQLDGSCQGMFSAFSKLHGQTFQSLEDILFDD